One Cupriavidus taiwanensis LMG 19424 DNA segment encodes these proteins:
- a CDS encoding FUSC family protein, whose product MSASRPLSPATPRPRPAGMAGALGAAWAGAPDLAPWLHSLKVFGAAMLALGTALALGLPRPYWAMATVYLVSSPLAGATHAKGAYRVIGTLLGAIGAVALVPWLVDQPMLLMAAIACWTGTLLYLSLLEPAPRNYICLLAAYTLPIVALPTVTHPGTVFDIALTRIEEIVIGIVCASVVSAVVFPSRTAPALAARAAAWMDHASRWTTDMLAGGASAGQRHDSFSTLAADILALETQMAQLAYESGNAHTLRRARALHQRMTALLPLVLALADTADALRRHRAGMPEHVAQRLRATLAWIAGAAGSSRPPPSWYPAGRAPAAPADWHARLVAAACVYLDELGDLWQDCRLLQASLRQGGSDPAALRYRVEPAGQARHHDHAQLLFRAATAGSATLVAGLLWMASGWVDGAVPVGLAALASCFIACTPEPRLVAGRVIAWSVACALLSWYYQFVVLQLAHDFGSLAALLFGPYLVIGAMTTQPRFALFGVLLAVTAASFPGPQNLGTASFAGIFNGSLASLAALVFAALWAVLMQPFGQQLVAYRLARANWNEIALAAHPRAPVNSARLRGRLLDRLLRQWPPLTRRNHASHEQAANALADFLVEVAVLALRRATDRAVARVLAGVARHYRRCARAGHAIPPAPALAAQIDAAFAALATPAHGSPRAALAALATLRLALYPHDQDGRHARH is encoded by the coding sequence ATGTCCGCTTCCCGCCCGCTCTCTCCCGCCACGCCACGGCCACGCCCTGCCGGGATGGCCGGCGCGCTCGGCGCGGCGTGGGCGGGCGCCCCCGACCTTGCGCCGTGGCTGCACTCGCTCAAGGTGTTCGGCGCGGCGATGCTGGCGCTCGGCACGGCGCTGGCGCTGGGCCTGCCGCGGCCCTACTGGGCCATGGCGACGGTCTACCTGGTATCCAGCCCGCTCGCCGGGGCGACGCATGCCAAGGGCGCCTACCGCGTCATCGGCACGCTGCTGGGGGCCATCGGCGCGGTGGCGCTGGTGCCCTGGCTGGTCGACCAGCCCATGCTGCTGATGGCGGCGATCGCCTGCTGGACCGGCACCCTGCTCTACCTGTCCTTGCTGGAGCCGGCACCGCGCAACTACATCTGCCTGCTGGCCGCCTATACGCTGCCGATCGTGGCGCTGCCGACCGTGACCCACCCCGGCACGGTGTTCGACATCGCGCTGACGCGCATCGAGGAGATCGTGATCGGCATCGTCTGCGCCAGCGTGGTCAGCGCGGTGGTGTTCCCGTCGCGCACCGCGCCGGCGCTGGCCGCACGCGCGGCAGCATGGATGGACCACGCCTCGCGCTGGACCACCGACATGCTGGCCGGCGGCGCCAGCGCGGGGCAACGCCACGACAGCTTCAGCACGCTCGCCGCCGATATCCTCGCGCTGGAAACCCAGATGGCGCAGCTCGCCTATGAATCCGGCAACGCGCACACGCTGCGGCGCGCACGCGCGCTGCACCAGCGCATGACCGCGCTGCTGCCGCTGGTGCTGGCACTGGCCGACACCGCGGACGCGCTGCGCCGGCATCGGGCCGGCATGCCTGAGCACGTCGCGCAGCGCCTGCGCGCCACGCTGGCCTGGATCGCCGGTGCGGCCGGCTCGTCGCGCCCGCCGCCGTCGTGGTACCCGGCGGGCCGGGCACCGGCCGCGCCCGCCGACTGGCACGCGCGGCTGGTTGCGGCGGCCTGCGTCTACCTCGATGAACTGGGCGACCTCTGGCAGGACTGCCGCCTGCTGCAGGCCAGCCTGCGCCAGGGCGGCAGCGACCCCGCGGCGCTGCGTTACCGCGTGGAGCCGGCCGGCCAGGCGCGGCACCATGACCACGCGCAGCTATTGTTCCGCGCCGCCACGGCGGGCTCGGCGACGCTGGTGGCCGGCCTGCTGTGGATGGCATCCGGCTGGGTCGACGGCGCCGTGCCGGTCGGCCTGGCGGCGCTGGCCAGCTGCTTCATCGCCTGCACGCCCGAGCCGCGGCTGGTGGCCGGCCGCGTGATCGCGTGGAGCGTGGCCTGCGCGCTGCTGTCCTGGTACTACCAGTTCGTGGTGCTGCAGCTGGCCCATGACTTCGGCTCGCTCGCCGCGCTGCTGTTCGGGCCTTACCTGGTGATCGGCGCGATGACCACGCAGCCGCGCTTCGCGTTGTTCGGCGTGCTGCTGGCCGTGACCGCGGCGTCGTTCCCAGGGCCGCAGAACCTGGGGACGGCGAGTTTTGCCGGCATTTTCAATGGCAGCCTGGCGAGCCTGGCGGCACTGGTATTCGCCGCGCTGTGGGCGGTGCTGATGCAGCCGTTCGGCCAGCAGCTGGTGGCATACCGGCTGGCGCGCGCCAACTGGAACGAGATCGCGCTGGCCGCCCATCCGCGCGCGCCGGTCAACAGCGCGCGGCTGCGCGGCCGCCTGCTGGACCGCCTGCTGCGCCAGTGGCCGCCGCTGACGCGCCGCAACCATGCCAGCCATGAACAGGCGGCCAATGCGCTGGCCGACTTCCTGGTCGAAGTTGCCGTGCTGGCGCTGCGGCGCGCCACGGACCGTGCAGTTGCCCGCGTGCTTGCCGGGGTCGCACG